The Salmo salar unplaced genomic scaffold, Ssal_v3.1, whole genome shotgun sequence genome has a segment encoding these proteins:
- the LOC123735939 gene encoding zinc finger protein 239-like: MSSLNYSPPVKEEEVCWTEKEALGLNIVVKEEKEEEDVTVKQEVEGEAVTVKEEEKDVSVKEEDAFRVKEEEDVTVKEEEEVKEEDVVFEVKEGKQGERTVILTEESGDLITTREGPDSHSDSGETPSGEPDPETPKPARQHHCSQCEKSFKWLRNLKVHERTHTGENPYECSHCGKSFTKLGNLKEHERTHTREKSFQCSQCGKRFTQLRYLKQHEEIHTEDRKTYHCSQCGKIFTGLGNLKIHMRRHSGEKPYHCSHGVKSFTQLGSLKPHERGHTGEKPYHCSHCGRNFRWYASLKEHERIHTGEKPYHCSNSENSFTHRGSLKAHERIHSGEKPYKCSPM, encoded by the exons atgagctccctaaactactcccctcctgttaaagaagaggaggtctgctggacggagaaagaagctctggggctgaacattgtcgtgaaagaggagaaggaagaggaggatgtcacagtaaaacaagaagtagagggtgaggctgttaccgtgaaagaagaagagaaagacgtttcagtgaaagaagaagatgcgttcagagtgaaagaggaggaggatgttacagtaaaagaagaggaagaggtgaaagaggaggatgtagTTTTTGAAGTGAAGGaggggaaacagggagagagaactgtcatattgacagaggagtcaggagatctgattaccacca GAGAGGGACcagactctcactctgacagcGGGGAGACTCCTTCAggggaaccagacccagagacgcccaaaccagcgagacaacaccactgttcccagtgtgaaaagagttttaAGTGGTTAAGGAACCTGAAAGTACATGAGAGAACGCATACAGGAGAAAACCCTTACGaatgctcccactgtggaaagagttttaccaagttagggaacctaaaagagcatgagaggacacacacaagagaaaagagtttccaatgttcccagtgtggaaagaggttTACCCAGTTACGGTACCTGAAACAACATGAAGAAATACACACAGAAGATAGGAAGACctaccactgctctcagtgtggaaagatatTTACTGGGTTAGGGAACCTGAAAATACATATGAGAAGACACTCTGGAGAGAAGCCGTACCACTGTTCCCACGGTgtaaagagttttactcagttagggagcctgaaacCACATGAGAGgggacacactggagagaagccttatcactgttcccactgtggaagGAATTTTAGGTGGTATGCGAGCCTGAaggagcatgagagaatacacacaggagaaaagccttaccactgttccAATAGTGAAAATAGTTTTACCCATCGAGGGAGCCTGAAagcgcatgagagaatacactcaggagaaaagccttacaaaTGTTCCCCGATGTGA